The segment TGAtggattaatctgtcgattatttgtatgattaatcgatgaatcggataaaaaaacaaaagcattaatttccaaccctttattcaacagaactgtgccagaaaatgcacaggtaacaggtacctgtgcattttattgggtggcgtaataatcgcgcgacacaacgaatcgataatacAATttgttgccaactattttaataattgatttttAGCGATTCGTTGTTCCAACCCTAATTTAAATCAGATTAAAGTTTATATAGGTTTGCTGACAATCTATGGTACTTTAGTTTCTAGCCATTTGTCTGGTAGTAGCAAGAATGAGGTTGTATACAACGTCATTCAAATGTTGTTCGTTTTtatataaaacttttttttcttttttccaaactTCTTCCTGACATTGTTTTGTTCTCTTGTTTTGCAGTTCCAAAAAAGGTTGTCTGGTACAAGGACACCAAGGAGCACCCAGCCTAGCAGTGTGAGACACCCAAAGTATATATAAACACGTAtacaacacacacctacatgcacaTTAAAACACGTAAAGATGGACAAATGTACGAGTCCCGTTCACACACTGCACTCAGGATGATGTCTTCACGCAAAGCCACACTGAGACACTTTGGACTAACTCCTTTGAGATCTTACAGCAATGGACTTTTTTAACGCCTTACAGAAAGCCTGCCTTAATTAATCAGACCTGTTTTCATCGCCTCTCATTACCCTTTTTAGCTTGTATGTGTAGCGCtggtatttttctctttttttccttaaaaaaaaaaaaaattctctgaGCTGTAATTTAATTTCCCCCCTTTTTGAAAGCTGCAGTCAGTTTTATTGCTGTTTTTTGTCCTCTGTAAAGCGAGTGGTCAATCAAGcactttgttaaaaaaatctGTTGTGACCAATTCCTGTGTGCACGAAACCCTCAACAGAGCGaattttttcccttttccttcTCAATTAGAAACAGAAGAATGTCTTGTACCTGCTAGAGTTTTATGGTTAACGTATGCAGAGGACTTGTGTATCTTGTGTCTTCAGTTTACAGAGGGGTGTAGTCAAAGGCACAGTAGAGTTTACCCATCAGATCTTAATGCtgtgtccctttttttgtttttatttggttcCCCAATCGGTGGAATATTACTCATAAATCCATAAGGGATCTTACCATGttgatttttgaaaagaaaatttaTTGAATAAAAAATTTACACTGGAGATAGAGGAGGATTGTAAGTGAACAGTATTgcttaataaaaatgaataaacttGATGTTTTTGCAGTCTTTGATTTAAAGTGCACATTTTATATTGGGTGATGACTAAAGAGAATCTGTAACTGAACAACGAACTAAATTGGCTGCgctaaatgtatttcaaatgtttATGTACATATGTCACTTCTCCAACAGTCCACATAATTATGGTGTGCAGGAAGTGACAACTTGTTTCTTATCAGCAGTTGTCCGTTCATCATTTAAGTGTCCCTTCTCCGTACTAGACCAGCCATACCAGACCGGCTGCAACAACATATACGTAGCACCAAGATGGTCCAGCCGTCAGTCTCTCCACGTCACCTCCACTTCATCTGTTCTGTACCTACAGCAGGAAAAATGTTAATTATCGACAGCACATCTaacaacactttaaaaatacTATTCATTTTCGGACTGCTAATCCAGAAATGATGTTTACCCTAGGTAAAAGTAAAACATAGCAGCACTGTATCAACCACTGAGCCCAGGCAACCAATTGACATTTCCTAAAAGAGCCAATAGAAGTGGTAACGTGAAGGCTACCTTTGTGTAATCCACGAGTCCTCCAGCTCTGTCACTTGACCGGACCTAAACATCTCCCAGCCGGCTTGAGCAATCATTGCTCCGTTGTCGATGCAGAATCTGTGGCACAAAGTcaacattgttattttttttaggaaCTTAGTGAGGGCGTGTGAAATTACAACAGCTCATTACATTCAAACTGTTTGATATGGGCGTAATAAAGAGctagtgttttttttcatgtccaGCCAATTACACTACTCATACTTAACTGTTTAACAAAGCAATCCATTGTTTTTCACTTTATTCATTATCATCCAACAATAATTTATGTTTCTTATAATACTGAACCCATCAGTGGGATGGAATAGCATTTTCTTTAAAGATTTGCCAACCTACACTGTTTATCACAGCCAGTCAAATATCCCACAGTCCTTGGACAAACGCTTGTCAGAAAAATGTACCGAAACAAAGCTTAAAATTGTTTAGCTGATTAGCAGTACTTGTGGTTTGATGTCAGTATAGAGTCTGTGTGGAATGGCTGGTTTACCGTTCATCTGTGGCAAACAGCTTGGCTCCCCTCTCCTCACACATCACCCCCATCATCTCCTGCAAGCGCATGTTACCTGCAGAACAAACGAGAGGTCACAGGTTAAATCTGTTGGTGAATAAAATATTGTAAGTTTCCTCGATTCCCGATTAAATTTCAATTCATGTTTCAGGTATCTGAGGTCTTCTGGTAATTGTGACTGCGATGGGGGAAAAAGCAGTTGAGAATGTTAAATTTATGGGATGCCTGATATATTGTACATAATCTCTCTATTGTACACATAAGACTGATGAAATTATAAAATGGCAAACCTCACACTTATATTTGAGGttaaaaggatatatatatattttgtgaacTTGCTGTAAAATACACCAAATAacttcaacaacaaaacacaagggATATCATATGGCGTTTAACAGGGTTCAAATATTCTAGAAGGATTTTTTTTGAATACATGTCTGAAGTACTTACAGCCAACACCCCCCACGATGAGGACCTCTTGGGAGCCGCAGTGAGCCATGGCCCTCTCTGTGATCTCTACCAGCATGGAGAACACGGTCTCCTGCAGGGAGGGAGGCATTAGTGTTGGGCAAGACTGACATCTCAAATGGCTCCTACAGATGGTTCTATAGAGCTTTTTAACTGAGCTACACATCCCCCATGTGGGGCAGCACCACATTAACAGACTGACTTATCGTCACTTCTCGGCAACGGGTAAGGATTTTGGTATCGGAAGCGTTCTGGTTTCTGTTTGTAGTCGGAGTAGTATTGACAAATCACGTAAGggttgaatgcaggtaaacagtcTGTGTGAAATGCAAAAGAGGTGAAACGCATTGGATGAAGTTCAATCTTGGAATCAATCGGTTGTTAAAAAAATAGCTTGTAAACCTGCTACTTATTGTACACGTTGTCTCTCAACTCCAACTTCATTCTCGCATCTTAAGCTGCTAATTGGACTGAATAATTGACCGAAGAGGAAGTCTTGACCAAGATTTCTGGAATGCCAGAAATACTGGCCATTGTCCCTCGAGGCTAAATCGTTATCAGACCGATAGCCGATGGGTTCCAAGATTGAACTGACAGTTCTTTGTACCTGTAGGGAGAAACACAGGTCCTCTGCTGCACACTGACCAGAGCTCAGCATCTTATGGGAAGCTTCCTATGTCACAGAAAAGGCAAAACACCTTTTAGGATCATGAACCAATAGAATGATGAAGTAGGCATCAGGTTTGAGTTCATTTGCCCGATTCATATTTACATAATTTCAAAGGACAACCCAGAGTATTAAAATATGAGTGAAATGACAGCATGTTTTTGGAGATAAAGTTTAACGGACAAGCAAACCACTCACCTCAATATAGGATAAAATCCCAGAAAATGAGACGTCCATTCCTTTTACTGTATATGGCAGCTCCACATACTGACTCCCTCTAACACCATGGACAAAAAGCAAAGTTAAGTGGTAAATATtagtacaataaaaacaaatattaagcaaCAGTGAAGCTGCTCATTggctctcactcactcactttttGGCCATCTGCTCTATGTTGTAGCCTGGACTGGGGTCATTGGAAATCTAAGTGAAGAAACAGTTCCGCACTAAAAATTAACAAACACCTATCACATTCAGTAAAGGGTACGTTTTTGCTCTAATAAAGACCAGAAGGGCACACACCTTTATAACTCGAGCAAACCTGTCCAGACAGTTGCCAACTGCGATGTCAATGGTTTCCCCAAATATTCTGTACCGCCGCTCTGAGTATGCAATAACCTGCACaggaagaaaatacatttgtaccTAATGAACTTATAACTGTGTACTTGCTGTGTGTATGCAGCAGCTCTGCCAACACTGTTTGATAGCTGATCATCAGGAAGTGAATGCATGCAGACTCATAGCATTCAGACACCAAcctgtgtgttccctccacTGACATAAAGCACGGTGGGGTTGTCGGCTTGAGTGATGAGTCGGCCCATCTCAATGTGTCCAATACAGTGGTTGACACCGAGGAGCGGCTTCCCCCAAAGCTGTGCGACTGTACGAGCCACCAGAGCCACGGTCACCAAGGGGGCACCCATACCAGGACctgaatgagaagaagaaggaaaacaaagagaaagagagaggggggttgCTGTCATGTTTGAGTGATAAAATACATATCTCCTTGTTGAGAGAGAACACAATAGTTGAacataacatgttttatggaTGATCATATCATTACTATGCTGCACCAGTATTAAATAATCTTCCACTTCCTTAGCACATGGAAGTTTGTCTTCGGGGTTTTCTATCTACATACTTGTTTAGGTTTGGGAACAGATCATGTTTTGGATTCAAATAAATCCCTTCTGGTAGAAATCCCGGAAGTACTTGTGGTGAAATTAGTGAACAAAACATTGAACCATTAAAACTGTTGCCTGGTTCTGACAAACATCTGGATGGTTCAAATCTCGGTCTACTTAGGCGAACGGCCAGGAGGTTACGTTACCTTTAGTGTACGCCACACAATCAATGTCTGCAGGCTTCAGCCCTGCTTGCTCCAGCGCTTCCTTCAGGACTGTCAGTATGACAGCACGGTGATGCTTGGCAGTGTCGCTCGGCATGAACCCTGATGGGTAAAACAACATGTTGTAAACTTCACATGCAAGATAGTTAAGACGTTGACATATCGCTGGTGAAGCGAAAGTATCATTACTGACGTACCTTGACCAGGGGGGGTAATGTAGGTCCTTCTAGGGTTGGAAAGCACTTCACCATCCTTGATGATTCCGATGCCGATCTTATTGGCACTGCCTTCAAATCCAATTACTACAGTCATggtagctaaaaaaaaaaaggcaaggaGAAAAGTATTGTGTACTGTTTATGCATTGATCTTTCTTCAGAATTATTTAATCTCTCTTTGCTGCcaagaataagaaaaacatgaacaattAAAAAGGATAAAGTATAAAGATACTCtatattatagattatagataaAGATACTCTATATTATTATGTGATTTTACACATCACATTTGGTCTAATATTGGAATTTACCAGGTCCACTGGTCTAGTCTAACAGACGGCTACTGTTGTATATGCACTACTCTATATTCACTTAGTTTGACTGGGAGGTACATCTGTTCAAACATTAATTTGTATAGCACCTTTCCTACAGGTTGGTGCAGTTCAAACTGCATCCCAGATGAAAATAAGACAAAACAAGTGTAGACCATATAACAACAGAAAAGACAATAATTCTGCAATTTAACTGTGAGACTAATGTATGCAAGTcaataaaactataaaaaatgtaataaaatagaaTGAAAAGCTAAAATAACAGTAAtagtgaaaacaacaagaaatataaattatattaataagttaacaataaaatataacGTTTTACAactacaaattaaatataataaaataaagtgaataaaatTGTGTAAAAATGTCTGTAACATTCTAATTTAAAGGCGTAGCTGAATAGATTTCAACACTTCCAGCAGCTCTGAATATAAATACAAGCTACCACTAcaaatggcaaaaaaatatTGTTAACTGTTTCAAGGAAaagttgtttgtctttttggttttataatgtgtgtttaaatacaCGTATATTAAATGTTAAGGTGCCTCTTGAAGACATGCAGAAAATGAACCACACTAAAGTTAAACCCACTCAGGCAGAAGTAGCAGGTGTTTTTATTGGCCGGATCCTAAAGGGTCTCTCAGTCTTCCAGGTATCCTCAATTAACTTCACTTCAATAATGTGTGAGTCAGAAAGAATCACAGAGAATATCAATTAAATGGTTAGTTTGGCTGTCAAATATCCAATTActaacatattaaatatattcaaagatCTCAGCTTTCAACCGTATCTTGAAGTCTTCATTCAGAGAATAGAACAACTGAGAATATAACATTTCTGAACTTCAGGTGAGATTtctaatctttaaaaaaaaaaaaaattctgtttGACGGCTATTAGGTAGACAGAGATTTATGTATTCAAATTAATGTAGGTTTATATTTTTAATAGTAAACTGATGCGCACACTTTGAACATGAGATATTAATGTCCTCCAACATTACAAATCATCAAGAGAAGATGAcggacacatttaaataaatgctcTTAGAATATATGTTTTGTAAGTGAGGTGGTCCCCATTTGTATTTCTTGAGCTGTTAATGATTGCGCCTTCTAGTTAAAGTAATTAAGTGGTATTACTGGTAATATAGTCTGGCTTTAAAACAAAGCCAACTTCTAATTTAATCATAACATTTTTTCTAACCCTTCCACGGCGGAGAAAGACTAACCTTAAAATTTGATTTTACTGAAGGGCGCGCTTTAAATTGAATATGCAAAATCTATTCGAAAACATAACTTAGGTTTTGGTGACAAGCTTTAAGTCAATATGTTAATTGTACTGTTAAATGTAGAACTATGTGACATGTATGGAGATAATACACTACCCTCCAGACACATGCAACTTATAAAATGCAATATTATAGTATgcatactatacatatataccgTACATATCTAGCTAGCGCAAAAGACCCTAATTACAGCACCCTGCACAGCCGTGTAGTCGTTATGAGAGCAGTGAGTGACTTAAAACTAGCTTTACGGTACATTAACGCTGCATTGGGTATTAAAATAAGTATACCTAGCTTTTCGCTTTCTTTCGGCGATTCAAATAAATCCAAATTCGTGCCAGTTAAACTTTTAAACTAATTATTACACAGCCTCGGCTAACTTCTTCAATTCAACTCCTCCATTGAAAGGGGTCCCAAATGGACCCAAACACTGACAGTTGTAGACATGGCCTCACCAAAAAACGTTgtctaaatattgttttacttcAGCCACGGGTCAAGATAACGAAAGTTGCGTCATAACACCTAC is part of the Cyclopterus lumpus isolate fCycLum1 chromosome 23, fCycLum1.pri, whole genome shotgun sequence genome and harbors:
- the osgep gene encoding probable tRNA N6-adenosine threonylcarbamoyltransferase, producing the protein MTVVIGFEGSANKIGIGIIKDGEVLSNPRRTYITPPGQGFMPSDTAKHHRAVILTVLKEALEQAGLKPADIDCVAYTKGPGMGAPLVTVALVARTVAQLWGKPLLGVNHCIGHIEMGRLITQADNPTVLYVSGGNTQVIAYSERRYRIFGETIDIAVGNCLDRFARVIKISNDPSPGYNIEQMAKKGSQYVELPYTVKGMDVSFSGILSYIEEASHKMLSSGQCAAEDLCFSLQETVFSMLVEITERAMAHCGSQEVLIVGGVGCNMRLQEMMGVMCEERGAKLFATDERFCIDNGAMIAQAGWEMFRSGQVTELEDSWITQRYRTDEVEVTWRD